TGGCCACAGACAGGCAGTCGCGGGGCATTTAACTGAGATGCATTCCATCGCAGAGCACATGAGACATTGAAAATAAGTAGTAGGAGCTAAAACCTAAAGTTAAATATAGCTATGAACAGTAAATATACATTTGTGGAGAATTGAGACTGTTTCATACACCGAGAAATCCATGTTAGAAGATGAAAACAGCATATCACACTGTGATTTTGAGGTAGGAAAGTAAGGGTtggaattttattttaaattccaGTCTTAGTATAAAATGAATTACTGATTCCTTGTTCCTtactgcaaaaaatatatagattttagtGGCATGCCTCAgagattgttttgttttccaggAGAGTTCCAATGGGCCCGTGAAGAAGTCCATGCGAGAAAAGGCTATAGAAAGACGTTGTATCAACAAGGAACACAACAGTAACTTCAAAGCAGGCTATGTACCCATAGAAGAAGAACGTCTTCATAAGACAGGACTGAGAGGACGCAAGGGAAACATGGCTGTTTGCATCGttatcctcctcttcctcctcgccTTAATTAACCTCATTGTGAGTACCACAAATGTACCTGTCCAATGGATTCTCTTGATAACGCTTTCCTGATAAGGATGGTAAAGAGTTGACACAGAGTCACTGATCATTATGTGTTGTTGCATGAATCGCTGTCTCTTAAAATCTGTAACATCTCCACTGTCCCTCAGATCACTCTGGTAATATGGACAGTGATTCGAATCGGTCCGAATGGGTGCGACAGCATGGAGTTCCATGAGACCGGCCTACTGCGTTTCAAACAGAAGGCGGACATGGGCATCGTTCACCCACTGCACAAGAGCACAGTAGGAGGCCGCAAGGACCAGGACCTAGTCCTTGTCGGCAACAATAATCCAGTGAGAAACACTGAGCATTTTGAAAACAtagaaaattacacaatgtgtGCCCACTTTTAGAactcttcttttattttgatgTATGTTGTTCCAGGTCGTGTTCCAGCAAGGCACCACTAAGCTGAGTGTAGAGAAGGACAAGACCTCAGTCGTCAGTGATGTTGGCATATCCTTCACAGACCCTCGCACACAGACCACATTCTTCAGCACAGACTTTGAAAACCATGAGTTCCATTTGCCCAAAGGAGTCAAAGTTCTCAGTGTTAAAAAGGCTTCCACAGAAAGGGTGTGTATAATGCtaatctcgctttgccagaccttcctccacaatgctgcggaggagggtctggctagtc
The Perca fluviatilis chromosome 9, GENO_Pfluv_1.0, whole genome shotgun sequence genome window above contains:
- the sgcb gene encoding beta-sarcoglycan, giving the protein MASEQESSNGPVKKSMREKAIERRCINKEHNSNFKAGYVPIEEERLHKTGLRGRKGNMAVCIVILLFLLALINLIITLVIWTVIRIGPNGCDSMEFHETGLLRFKQKADMGIVHPLHKSTVGGRKDQDLVLVGNNNPVVFQQGTTKLSVEKDKTSVVSDVGISFTDPRTQTTFFSTDFENHEFHLPKGVKVLSVKKASTERITSSASSDLNIKGDSKAIIRGNEGVNIMGRTVEFKMGGGIELRAENSIVLNGSVMFNATRIPNSAGDVYFDEGMERYKLCMCADGTLFRVQVKYPNMGCQTSDNPCGKAH